CGCGCGATGGTCACGGCGTTCGCTGAGCTGGTGCGCGCAGACGCCGGCAGCCGGGTGGCCGATCTCGGCTGCGGACCCGGGCACTGGACGGCGTACCTGCACGACCACGGGCTCGACGCGTTCGGCATCGATCTGGCACCGGCCTTCGTGGCCACGGCACGGAGGCGGCACCCACAGCTGCGTTTCGACGAAGGATCTCTGGAAGCGCTGGACATCGCGGACGGATCTCTCGACGGGGCGCTGGCGTGGTACTCCACCATCCACACGCCACCGGAGGGGCTCCCGCTCGTGTTCGAGGAGATCAGCCGCGTGCTGGCGCCGGGTGGGCACCTCCTGATCGCGTTCCAGTCGATCGATGGTGATGCGGCGGAGGCGTTCGACCACAAGGTCGTGACGGCGTTCCGGCGGCCGCTCGACCTGGTCTCGGGCCTGTTGCGCGAGACCGGGATCGTCGAGACGGCGCGGCTGTTGCGGCAGCCCCGCGAGGGTGAGAGGTGGCCTGCGGGCTACCTGCTGGCCCGGCGGGTCAGCGGGCCTCGAAAACCGTGACGTGGCCGGCGTACTCCCGCTCGCCCTCGAAGGTCGGGAGCTTGCCCGCGAAACCCTCGCCGCACGAGTCAAGGTAGGCCTGCGCGGTCGCGTGGTCGGGGAAGACCGCGCGCGTCTCCAGGTCATGACGGCGTACGTCGCCGAAGCGGCGCCGCAGGACGGACTCGCCGGTCTCGCTGCTGAACTGGGTGACCTCCGGCCTGCCGCCCGCCTGGACGCGCAGGTCGGCAAGGTGGTCGTTGCCGTTGGTGACCGCGACGAACGTGCCACCCGGCCGCAGCACCCGGCGGACCTCGTTGAGGGCTCGCTCCAGGTCGCGCACGTGGTAGAGCATCCAGCCGGCGTAGACGACGTCGAAGGACGCGTCATCGAAAGGCAGGTAGCAGATGTCGGCCTGGCGGGCGTCGACGCCGCGGGCCGTGGTGAGCTCGACGAAGCGCTGCGAGAAGTCGGTCGCGATCAATGTCACGCCCGGCAGTGCGTGGATCTGCTCGGCCATCACGCCGGTGCCGCAGCCGATCTCGAGGATGTCGGCGTCGCCGACAAGGGCGCGGTCGATGGCCCGCAGCGCCTCGGTGGCCGGGTCGAGGCCGTCGGCGGTGGGGTGCCACACCGAGCGGCGGGTCTCCAGGTTGGCCTCGGTCGCATACTGCTCGCGCACGTGTGCGGGGTCGTTCAGCTTCATGGGTGGGTCATGCCTTCCACGTCGAGGGCCTCGTCGAGCTGGGCTTCGGTGAGCTCGCCTCGGTCGATGTACTCCATCGCGATGACCGTCTCACGAATGGTCGCGCCGTCCTTCAGTGCCTGCTTGGCGATCTTGGCCGCCGCCTCGTAGCCGATCAGCTTGTTCAGCGGCGTGACGACCGACGGCGACGACTCGGCGTAGGTGCGCATCCGATCGGCGTCGGCGGTGATGCCGTCGACGCAGCGCTCGGCCAGCAGCGTCGATGCGGTGGCGAGGATGCGCACCGACTCGAGCAGGTTGCGGGCCAGCACCGGCATCATCACGTTGAGCTCGAAGTTGCCGGCCGCGCCCGCCCACGCCACGGTCGCGTCATTGCCGACGACCTGCGCGCAGACCATCAGCGTCGCCTCGGGCAGCACCGGGTTGACCTTGCCGGGCATGATGCTCGACCCCGGCTGGAGGTCGGGCAGGTGGATCTCGGCCAGCCCGGTCGTCGGCCCCGACGACATCCAGCGCAGGTCGTTGCAGATCTTGGTGAGGCCGACCGCGATCGTGCGCAGCACCCCACTGAGCTCGACGAGCGAGTCACGCGAGCCCTGCGCCTCGAAGTGGTTGCGGGCCTCCGTGAAGGCATCACCGGTGTCGGTGTTGAGCGCCGCGATGACGGCGGCGGCAAAGCCGGGCGGCGTGTTGATGCCGGTGCCGACGGCGGTGCCGCCGAGCGGCAGCTCACGCACCCGGGGGAGTACGGCGTCCAGTCGCTCCCGCGCGTAACCGACCGTGGCGGCGTACCCACCGAACTCCTGCCCGAGCATCACGGGGGTGGCGTCCATCAGGTGCGTGCGACCGGACTTCACCAGCCCGGCGAACTCATCGGCCTTTGCCGACAGCGACGACTCCAACCTCGACAGTGCGGGGAACAGATCGTCGCGCACCGAGAGCGTTGCAGCGACGTGGATCGCGGTCGGAAAGGTGTCGTTGCTGGACTGTGAGGCGTTGACGTGGTCATTGGGGTGGACCTCGGCGCCGGCGCGCGCGGCCAACGAGGCCAGCACCTCGTTCATGTTCATGTTGGTGCTCGTGCCGGACCCGGTCTGGAAGACGTCGAGCGGGAACTCCGCGTCGTGCTCGCCGGCGACCACCGCGGCGGCTCCGTCGGTGATGACGGCGGCCTGCTCGGCGCTGATGACCTCGAGGTCGGCGTTCACCCTGGCGGCGGCCGCCTTCACCCGGGCCAGGGCGTGGATGAGCGCGGGCTCCTGGGTGGTGCCGCTGATCGGGAAATTCTCGACAGCGCGCTGGGTCTGGGCCCGCCACAGGGCGGCGGCGGGCACCTGGATCTCGCCCATGCTGTCGTGCTCGGTGCGGAAGTCGCTCACCGTCCCGACGTTACCTTGACATATTGGTAACAAATCAGTTACCAATAACTATGGATGCCTTCGCCGCGATTGCCGACCCGGTGCGCCGCGACATCCTGGGCAAGCTCAGGGGCGGACCCGTCCGGGTGATCGACCTCGCCGCCGGTCACGACATCAGCCGGCCCGCGATCAGCCGCCACCT
This is a stretch of genomic DNA from Nocardioides sp. InS609-2. It encodes these proteins:
- a CDS encoding class I SAM-dependent methyltransferase, whose translation is MADVRASYDALADAYTELFGDVAVAHPVDRAMVTAFAELVRADAGSRVADLGCGPGHWTAYLHDHGLDAFGIDLAPAFVATARRRHPQLRFDEGSLEALDIADGSLDGALAWYSTIHTPPEGLPLVFEEISRVLAPGGHLLIAFQSIDGDAAEAFDHKVVTAFRRPLDLVSGLLRETGIVETARLLRQPREGERWPAGYLLARRVSGPRKP
- a CDS encoding class I SAM-dependent methyltransferase, with protein sequence MKLNDPAHVREQYATEANLETRRSVWHPTADGLDPATEALRAIDRALVGDADILEIGCGTGVMAEQIHALPGVTLIATDFSQRFVELTTARGVDARQADICYLPFDDASFDVVYAGWMLYHVRDLERALNEVRRVLRPGGTFVAVTNGNDHLADLRVQAGGRPEVTQFSSETGESVLRRRFGDVRRHDLETRAVFPDHATAQAYLDSCGEGFAGKLPTFEGEREYAGHVTVFEAR
- a CDS encoding class II fumarate hydratase, whose amino-acid sequence is MGEIQVPAAALWRAQTQRAVENFPISGTTQEPALIHALARVKAAAARVNADLEVISAEQAAVITDGAAAVVAGEHDAEFPLDVFQTGSGTSTNMNMNEVLASLAARAGAEVHPNDHVNASQSSNDTFPTAIHVAATLSVRDDLFPALSRLESSLSAKADEFAGLVKSGRTHLMDATPVMLGQEFGGYAATVGYARERLDAVLPRVRELPLGGTAVGTGINTPPGFAAAVIAALNTDTGDAFTEARNHFEAQGSRDSLVELSGVLRTIAVGLTKICNDLRWMSSGPTTGLAEIHLPDLQPGSSIMPGKVNPVLPEATLMVCAQVVGNDATVAWAGAAGNFELNVMMPVLARNLLESVRILATASTLLAERCVDGITADADRMRTYAESSPSVVTPLNKLIGYEAAAKIAKQALKDGATIRETVIAMEYIDRGELTEAQLDEALDVEGMTHP